The Mesorhizobium sp. M1D.F.Ca.ET.043.01.1.1 genome contains a region encoding:
- a CDS encoding DUF1062 domain-containing protein, which yields MSGLLRIRWAIVPEIAPRPLINCNRCGGVIPYRCSGKFRVNANGKRIDAWLIYRCTDCDNSWNFSILERRNRRDIAPALLMALESNDPTLVRCHALDAAALRKQIGRIEEFSDVTVQRQLLDGRPECASALMLELRLDAATPLRLDRLLAGELGISRSRLQAWQERQSLAIEPDGARVLRRPARDGTAIRIDLAGEADRDAILSAACG from the coding sequence ATGTCTGGACTGTTGCGTATCCGCTGGGCGATCGTGCCCGAAATCGCGCCTCGACCTCTCATCAACTGCAATCGCTGCGGCGGCGTGATCCCCTATCGATGCAGCGGAAAATTCCGTGTCAACGCCAACGGCAAGCGCATCGACGCCTGGCTGATCTACCGCTGCACGGACTGCGACAACTCCTGGAATTTTTCTATCCTGGAGCGTCGCAACCGCCGCGATATCGCGCCGGCGCTGCTTATGGCGCTCGAAAGCAACGACCCGACGCTCGTGCGATGCCACGCGCTCGATGCCGCCGCGCTGCGGAAGCAGATCGGTCGGATCGAGGAATTTTCTGACGTCACGGTCCAAAGGCAGCTTCTGGATGGCAGGCCGGAATGCGCCAGCGCGCTTATGCTCGAGCTTCGGCTCGACGCCGCGACACCCTTGCGGCTCGACCGTCTGCTCGCCGGAGAGCTCGGCATCTCGCGGTCGAGGCTTCAAGCCTGGCAAGAACGGCAGTCGCTCGCTATCGAACCGGATGGTGCCAGAGTCCTGCGCAGGCCGGCGCGCGACGGCACGGCGATCCGCATCGATCTTGCCGGCGAAGCCGATCGCGACGCCATCCTATCGGCTGCATGCGGATGA
- a CDS encoding peroxidase-related enzyme (This protein belongs to a clade of uncharacterized proteins related to peroxidases such as the alkylhydroperoxidase AhpD.) yields MTDRITALDLVQAELSEATTAYFAKCEEKLGLVPNVLLAYAFDEKKLRAFTDMYNDLMLGDSGLSKLEREMIAVVVSSINHCYYCLTAHGAAVRRLSGDPALGEMMAMNFRAADLSERQKAMLEFAVKLTEEPARIVEADRAALRQAGFSDRDIWDIASTAAFFNMSNRVAAAVDMRPNPEYHPMAR; encoded by the coding sequence GTGACCGACAGGATTACCGCGCTCGACCTTGTCCAGGCGGAGCTCAGCGAAGCGACGACGGCCTATTTCGCCAAATGCGAGGAGAAGCTCGGCCTCGTGCCCAACGTGCTTCTGGCCTACGCCTTCGACGAGAAGAAGCTGCGCGCCTTCACCGACATGTACAACGATTTGATGCTGGGCGATTCCGGCCTGTCGAAGCTGGAGCGCGAGATGATCGCGGTCGTCGTCTCCTCGATCAACCATTGCTACTACTGCCTGACCGCGCATGGCGCGGCGGTGCGCCGGCTTTCGGGCGATCCGGCGCTGGGCGAGATGATGGCGATGAATTTCCGCGCCGCCGACCTGTCCGAGCGGCAGAAGGCGATGCTGGAATTCGCGGTCAAGCTGACGGAGGAGCCGGCCAGGATCGTCGAGGCCGACCGCGCCGCATTGCGGCAGGCCGGCTTCAGCGATCGCGACATCTGGGACATCGCCTCGACCGCCGCCTTCTTCAACATGTCCAACCGGGTGGCGGCCGCCGTCGACATGCGGCCGAACCCCGAATACCACCCCATGGCAAGGTGA